In Crassostrea angulata isolate pt1a10 chromosome 6, ASM2561291v2, whole genome shotgun sequence, a genomic segment contains:
- the LOC128189886 gene encoding uncharacterized protein LOC128189886, with translation MRAAVFVTLLLPLCCWSYHYKAISTPVAFHACLTTNGNSLGRLHVLPFDRVITDTWEGYIRHSSSYRIPVTGVYVITWVTPVVGNIPLELVINGQQRGRTAPASPKGEGKSQTTTGVAVLFLYRRDVVSIRTHPDFHPVGFIANNKWQDSCLSLWRI, from the exons ATGCGGGCCGCTGTTTTCGTGACACTTCTCCTTCCACTTTGCTGTTGGTCGTACCACTATAAAG cGATTTCCACGCCAGTTGCTTTCCATGCTTGTTTAACGACAAATGGAAACTCTCTGGGACGACTCCATGTCTTACCTTTTGACAGAGTAATTACAGATACCTGGGAGGGTTACATCCGACACAGTAGTTCCTATAGAATACCTGTCACTGGTGTTTATGTGATAACCTGGGTAACTCCTGTTGTCGGCAATATTCCGCTAGAACTAGTTATAAATGGGCAACAGCGAGGTCGCACCGCTCCAGCGAGTCCTAAGGGTGAAGGCAAATCTCAGACCACGACTGGAGTGGCAGTTTTGTTCCTTTACCGACGCGACGTTGTTTCGATCCGTACCCATCCGGATTTTCATCCAGTCGGATTTATTGCCAACAACAAATGGCAAGATAGTTGTCTCTCGCTGTGGAGAATTTAA